A section of the Rhizobium sp. Pop5 genome encodes:
- a CDS encoding glycoside hydrolase family 5 protein translates to MRTTRHLMALLLAAALAPSSALAAGAPCYRGVNLSGGEYGERGGTYGTNYTYPSEETIRYFGEKGMTIIRLPFRWERLQPALGGRLDDGEIKRLKDAVGLIRKHGMAVLLDPHNFGYYDKTQLGTAPATNGGFADFWARLAVEFANRDGILFGLMNEPHDIKATDWLNAANAAIRSIRATGARNLILVPGTAWSGAASWEKDVIGGANGTVMLGVRDPLDFYAFEVHQYLDADSSGTHPTCEGADAAVEAIAGFTAWLKRNHKRGFLGEFGASTDKDCLDGLTKIYATMSGNNDVWLGWSYWAAGEWWPADEPFNIQPHGGAERPQMRLLAEAVNAKAKAGACTAVKPAGN, encoded by the coding sequence ATGAGGACGACACGACATCTGATGGCGCTGCTGCTTGCGGCCGCCCTCGCCCCGTCGTCCGCGCTTGCGGCCGGCGCCCCCTGCTATCGCGGCGTCAATCTTTCCGGCGGCGAATATGGCGAGCGCGGCGGCACATACGGCACCAACTATACTTATCCCAGCGAGGAAACGATCCGCTATTTCGGCGAAAAGGGCATGACGATCATCCGGCTGCCTTTCCGCTGGGAGCGGCTGCAGCCAGCACTTGGCGGGCGGCTCGACGACGGCGAAATCAAGCGGCTCAAGGATGCCGTCGGCCTGATCCGCAAGCACGGCATGGCGGTGCTGCTCGACCCGCATAATTTCGGCTATTACGACAAGACTCAGCTCGGCACGGCGCCGGCGACGAATGGCGGATTCGCCGATTTTTGGGCGAGACTCGCCGTCGAATTCGCCAATCGGGACGGCATTCTCTTCGGCCTGATGAACGAGCCGCACGACATCAAGGCGACCGACTGGCTCAATGCCGCCAATGCGGCGATCCGCAGTATCCGCGCCACCGGCGCGCGCAATCTGATCCTCGTGCCTGGCACCGCGTGGAGCGGGGCCGCCAGCTGGGAAAAGGATGTGATCGGCGGCGCCAACGGCACCGTCATGCTCGGCGTTCGCGATCCGCTCGACTTCTACGCCTTCGAGGTCCACCAGTATCTCGACGCCGATTCTTCCGGCACCCACCCGACCTGCGAGGGTGCGGACGCGGCGGTCGAGGCGATCGCCGGGTTCACTGCCTGGCTGAAGCGCAACCACAAGCGTGGTTTTCTCGGGGAATTCGGGGCTTCGACCGACAAGGACTGCCTTGATGGGCTGACGAAGATCTATGCAACCATGTCCGGGAATAACGACGTCTGGCTCGGCTGGTCCTATTGGGCCGCCGGGGAATGGTGGCCTGCGGACGAACCCTTCAACATTCAGCCGCATGGCGGCGCCGAGCGGCCCCAGATGCGTCTTCTCGC
- a CDS encoding class I SAM-dependent methyltransferase: MTACRVCGGRIAAPAYETPAPALTSIMTLLDVPTRVYVCNGCGHAQCDEIPDIDTFYDTGYRISLNSESHDQIFAVKPDGAVIYRTDHQAEIARSLLDLPQGAKLLDYGAAKADTLRKIVAARPDIEPHVFDVSTDYASAWNGWIAPDAQAAYEVPEAWNDRFDAAMSHFVIEHVADPVGFIRGIRKLLKPHGTLLLSMPDVSANPGDMTVADHVNHFSEASLRRALAAGGFEVSLIDTTSFPGAFFAVAIRSETAVRQEQDTALVRQAVERGLEICDFWRISAANLEKRAGTFRGRKVTIYGAGFYGSWIYSRIGNDVELTAFLDQNPGLQNTEHFGYPVIAPNAIADDAEALFIGLNPLKARAAIGSMPYLQRAGLELVWLDP; this comes from the coding sequence ATGACGGCTTGCCGCGTCTGCGGTGGGAGGATTGCGGCGCCGGCCTATGAGACACCGGCGCCTGCCCTCACCTCCATCATGACCCTTCTCGATGTTCCGACACGCGTCTATGTCTGCAACGGATGCGGCCACGCGCAGTGCGACGAGATTCCCGATATCGATACCTTCTACGATACTGGCTACCGCATTTCGCTGAACAGCGAGAGCCATGACCAGATCTTTGCGGTCAAGCCCGACGGCGCCGTGATTTACCGGACGGACCATCAGGCCGAGATTGCACGCAGTCTGCTTGACCTTCCGCAGGGAGCGAAGCTTCTGGACTACGGCGCGGCAAAGGCCGATACGCTACGCAAGATCGTCGCCGCGAGGCCCGATATCGAGCCTCATGTTTTCGATGTTTCAACCGACTATGCTTCAGCCTGGAATGGCTGGATCGCGCCGGATGCACAGGCGGCTTATGAGGTACCGGAAGCATGGAACGACCGCTTCGATGCAGCGATGAGCCATTTCGTGATCGAGCACGTGGCCGATCCGGTCGGTTTCATTCGCGGGATACGCAAGCTGCTGAAGCCGCACGGCACGCTGCTGCTTTCGATGCCTGACGTTTCGGCCAATCCTGGCGACATGACGGTGGCGGACCACGTCAATCATTTCAGCGAAGCCTCGCTACGTCGAGCCCTTGCCGCTGGCGGCTTCGAAGTATCGCTGATCGACACGACGTCGTTTCCGGGCGCCTTCTTTGCAGTTGCGATACGTAGCGAGACGGCGGTCAGGCAGGAGCAGGATACCGCTCTCGTGCGGCAGGCTGTCGAGCGTGGGCTGGAGATCTGCGATTTCTGGCGGATCTCTGCCGCCAATCTCGAGAAACGAGCTGGCACCTTCCGCGGGCGCAAAGTGACGATCTATGGCGCCGGCTTCTATGGAAGCTGGATTTACAGCCGTATCGGCAATGATGTCGAGCTGACCGCTTTCCTTGACCAGAACCCGGGCTTACAGAATACGGAGCATTTCGGCTACCCCGTGATCGCGCCGAATGCAATCGCCGACGATGCGGAGGCGCTGTTCATCGGCCTCAACCCTCTAAAGGCTCGCGCCGCGATTGGCAGCATGCCTTATCTACAGAGGGCCGGCCTGGAATTGGTCTGGCTGGATCCCTGA
- a CDS encoding GNAT family N-acetyltransferase, whose amino-acid sequence MMENHRHAPCQASVRLRPVTDGDRPLLFSLRRDSALQSLLLTVPDAVDDAALDAWIERRRTEAGGAFLIVENRDGGKAAGYVQIAQVHHRNAFGYGGIVLAEEARGLGLGRAALVELGLHACRVLGLRKLMAEIDIGNAASIGLHLSLGYREVGVLEAHFIDANGMTHDVMLFERRLEDE is encoded by the coding sequence ATGATGGAGAACCATCGCCATGCTCCGTGTCAGGCGTCGGTCCGACTGCGCCCAGTAACGGATGGCGACCGGCCGCTGCTCTTTTCGCTCCGGCGCGACAGCGCGCTCCAGTCGCTCCTGTTGACGGTGCCTGATGCGGTCGACGATGCGGCGCTCGACGCCTGGATCGAACGGCGGCGCACCGAGGCAGGCGGAGCATTTCTCATTGTCGAAAATCGGGACGGCGGCAAGGCTGCCGGTTATGTGCAGATTGCCCAAGTCCATCACCGGAACGCGTTCGGCTACGGCGGCATCGTCCTGGCGGAGGAGGCACGCGGCCTGGGGCTCGGACGCGCGGCGCTTGTCGAGCTTGGGCTCCATGCTTGCCGTGTGCTCGGCCTTCGCAAGCTGATGGCCGAAATCGACATCGGCAACGCCGCCTCCATCGGGCTGCATCTATCGCTCGGCTATCGCGAGGTGGGTGTTCTCGAAGCGCATTTCATCGACGCCAACGGCATGACGCACGACGTGATGCTGTTCGAGCGACGGCTGGAGGACGAGTGA
- a CDS encoding WbqC family protein, which yields MTAVVITQPMLFPWPGFFEQLMIADGYIYLDDTQFSKGSFTNRIQLLHGNDRCWMTIPLAGKGSFQKISELTAAGGDWKASHRALLRQSLLGAPYIDDALSIFDSVYRHSSLLELLIASIEEPARYLGIGENRKIEKTSEMNVEGTSWQRVLDIVLKASGTRYLTGHGAANYLDHTAFERAGVHVEYMNYSRAPWPQPIGTFTPYVSVLDLIARVGPEARNCLIPATVAWQDFLKEETVTS from the coding sequence ATGACTGCCGTCGTCATTACCCAACCGATGCTGTTTCCGTGGCCGGGCTTCTTTGAGCAGCTGATGATCGCCGACGGCTATATTTATCTCGACGACACGCAGTTTTCGAAGGGCAGTTTCACCAACCGCATTCAGCTTCTGCACGGCAATGACCGTTGCTGGATGACGATCCCGCTTGCCGGCAAGGGTAGTTTTCAGAAGATTTCCGAACTCACTGCGGCGGGCGGTGACTGGAAAGCAAGCCACCGCGCGTTGCTGCGCCAATCGCTGCTTGGCGCACCCTACATCGACGACGCGCTTTCGATTTTCGACAGCGTCTATCGCCATTCCTCCCTACTTGAGCTGCTGATCGCCAGTATTGAGGAACCCGCCCGCTATCTCGGCATTGGCGAGAACCGGAAGATCGAGAAGACCAGCGAGATGAACGTCGAGGGCACCTCTTGGCAGCGGGTGCTCGATATCGTGCTGAAGGCCAGCGGCACCCGCTATCTCACAGGTCACGGCGCGGCGAATTATCTCGACCACACGGCCTTCGAACGCGCCGGGGTGCATGTGGAATACATGAACTATAGCCGCGCGCCCTGGCCTCAACCAATTGGCACGTTCACCCCCTATGTTTCCGTGCTTGATCTCATCGCCCGAGTGGGCCCAGAGGCGCGTAACTGTCTCATCCCGGCCACGGTAGCGTGGCAAGACTTCCTAAAGGAGGAAACGGTCACATCATGA
- a CDS encoding GumC family protein → MNQYDRNRVSRLPGWRSYEPSQTAPEGVRMRSPVVRPDDFARPAPEPAPPPFVSPASVAEPRRYERPAPQPVERPAVDTSSNAAPAAVAPLIDLRSSIAAIWSRRLIVLGLALLGAIGGAVVAPRIAQKYTAVSSLYFDPRQVGLADAGTQSSGPSPEMISALIDSQVQILTSGNVLRRVVDTMKLDQDPEFTGGRTDGAAVVGALQKALVITRQASTYVVSLAATTNDPEKSARLANQVVTSFTEEENSASNGLYENTSSTLDGRLNDLRQKVLEAEQAVETFRADNDMAATEGNLISDQRLASLNALLVTAQEKTIQAKARADAVANLRVEDIVAGNQTEGGATSPLVSLRQQYATQAAAVGSLESQMGTRHPRLQAARSSLQSISGEIRGELQRLATSARGEYEQAKAAEDSVAKELAVQKALQAGISDKQVELNELQRKATAARDIYETVLKRSSQTSEEQSLSQSNIRVISPAESPVKPDGPGKKILLVAGIIGGALAGFFLGAAFAILAGFFGHPVIRSYFRKSSARAA, encoded by the coding sequence ATGAACCAGTATGACAGGAACAGGGTAAGCCGGCTTCCCGGCTGGCGCAGTTATGAGCCGTCTCAGACTGCGCCGGAAGGCGTGCGCATGCGCAGCCCCGTCGTCCGTCCGGATGATTTCGCCCGTCCGGCGCCCGAACCTGCCCCGCCCCCCTTCGTCTCGCCCGCAAGTGTTGCCGAGCCCCGCCGATACGAGCGCCCGGCGCCTCAGCCGGTTGAGCGGCCCGCCGTGGATACGTCGTCCAACGCAGCGCCCGCAGCTGTCGCGCCGCTGATCGATCTTCGTTCCAGCATTGCCGCGATCTGGAGCCGCCGGCTGATCGTGCTCGGTCTGGCGTTGCTCGGAGCTATCGGCGGCGCAGTGGTCGCGCCGCGCATCGCGCAGAAATACACTGCAGTCAGCAGCCTTTATTTCGACCCGCGCCAGGTCGGTCTTGCCGATGCCGGGACGCAATCCTCGGGGCCTTCACCGGAAATGATCTCAGCGCTGATCGACAGCCAGGTGCAGATCCTGACTTCGGGCAATGTGCTGCGCCGCGTCGTCGATACCATGAAGCTCGACCAGGATCCCGAATTCACTGGCGGCAGGACGGATGGCGCCGCCGTGGTCGGTGCTCTGCAGAAGGCGCTTGTGATCACGCGCCAGGCCAGCACCTATGTCGTCTCGCTAGCCGCCACCACGAACGATCCGGAGAAATCCGCAAGACTTGCCAACCAGGTCGTCACCTCCTTCACCGAGGAGGAAAACAGCGCTTCGAACGGCCTCTACGAAAACACCTCTTCGACGCTCGACGGACGGCTCAATGATTTGCGCCAAAAGGTGCTGGAAGCCGAACAGGCCGTCGAAACCTTCCGCGCCGACAACGACATGGCCGCGACCGAAGGCAATCTGATCTCCGATCAAAGGCTCGCCTCGCTGAATGCGCTCTTGGTGACGGCGCAGGAAAAGACCATTCAGGCGAAGGCGCGCGCCGATGCCGTCGCCAATCTCCGTGTTGAAGACATTGTCGCCGGCAACCAGACGGAGGGGGGCGCCACCTCGCCGCTCGTCAGCCTGCGTCAGCAATATGCCACCCAGGCCGCCGCCGTCGGCAGCCTCGAAAGCCAGATGGGCACGCGGCATCCGCGCCTGCAGGCGGCTCGCTCCTCGCTCCAGAGCATATCAGGCGAAATCAGGGGCGAATTGCAGCGTCTCGCCACCTCGGCGAGAGGTGAATATGAGCAGGCCAAGGCAGCCGAGGACAGCGTCGCCAAGGAGCTCGCCGTTCAGAAGGCGCTGCAGGCTGGCATCTCGGACAAGCAGGTGGAATTGAACGAATTGCAGCGCAAGGCCACCGCGGCGCGCGATATTTACGAGACAGTGCTGAAGCGCTCCAGCCAGACGAGCGAGGAGCAGAGCCTCAGCCAAAGCAATATCCGCGTCATCTCGCCGGCCGAGTCGCCGGTCAAGCCCGATGGGCCTGGAAAGAAGATCCTGCTGGTCGCCGGCATCATCGGCGGCGCGCTCGCCGGTTTCTTCCTCGGCGCAGCTTTTGCAATCCTCGCCGGCTTCTTCGGCCATCCCGTCATTAGAAGTTATTTCCGGAAATCGTCCGCCCGGGCCGCTTGA
- a CDS encoding phytanoyl-CoA dioxygenase family protein encodes MTNANATITESLRADFGTRGYLVMRGFYDPAADIAPIQEGIRQILEVICRKYGVDAPTETTHDAMTIAYPKLIAKDRSWGGEVYDAIKQIPAFMRLVTNIANDEAFKALRPDSVPGIAAGGYGIRIDNPGEEKFRAQWHQEFPGQLRSVDGVVFWTPLLPVTQDMGPVQIAEGSHAEGLVPVYEDDAGAGKTGAYALHLDRAEERLARYKHVAPLTNPGDLVLMDFLTLHQSGHNVSTTPRWSIQFRYFNYLEPVGIRIGWKGSFAAGVKFADVLPELSVQREAAE; translated from the coding sequence ATGACAAACGCAAACGCAACGATCACTGAGAGCCTGCGCGCTGATTTTGGTACCCGGGGCTACCTCGTCATGCGGGGCTTCTATGATCCGGCCGCCGACATCGCGCCGATCCAGGAAGGCATCCGCCAGATCCTTGAAGTGATCTGCAGGAAGTACGGCGTCGACGCCCCGACCGAAACCACGCATGACGCCATGACAATCGCCTATCCGAAGCTGATTGCCAAAGACCGCTCATGGGGCGGCGAGGTCTATGACGCGATAAAGCAGATCCCCGCCTTCATGCGCCTCGTCACCAACATCGCCAATGACGAAGCCTTCAAGGCACTGCGTCCGGACAGCGTTCCGGGCATTGCCGCCGGCGGCTACGGCATCCGCATCGACAATCCGGGGGAAGAAAAGTTCCGCGCTCAATGGCATCAGGAATTTCCCGGCCAGCTGCGCAGCGTCGACGGCGTCGTCTTCTGGACGCCGCTTCTGCCGGTCACGCAGGACATGGGGCCGGTACAGATTGCCGAAGGCTCGCATGCTGAAGGTTTGGTTCCCGTTTACGAAGATGATGCCGGCGCCGGCAAAACGGGTGCCTATGCGCTGCATCTCGACCGCGCCGAAGAGCGCCTCGCCCGCTACAAACACGTCGCGCCGCTGACGAATCCTGGCGACCTCGTGCTGATGGACTTCCTGACGCTGCATCAGTCAGGCCACAACGTCTCGACCACGCCGCGCTGGAGCATCCAGTTCCGCTATTTCAACTACCTTGAGCCGGTCGGCATCCGCATCGGCTGGAAGGGCTCCTTTGCCGCCGGCGTGAAATTCGCCGACGTGCTTCCGGAGCTTTCCGTTCAGCGCGAGGCGGCGGAATGA